The Chryseobacterium indicum genome includes a window with the following:
- a CDS encoding phytoene/squalene synthase family protein encodes MKKLFDDLSYKISRETTRQYSTSFSLGIMALSPKIRNPIYAIYGYVRLADEIVDSFHDHDKQKLLSKYKEETFCALEDKISLNPVLHSFQETVHQYKIDYALIHQFLKSMEMDLQKIDYNSDLYKEYILGSAEVVGLMCLHIFTEGNINEFERLKPYAMTLGSAFQKVNFLRDMKDDYQILGRSYFPNVDISYFDNAVKAQIEKEIEEEFKVALEGIRKLPPSSRFGVYLAYRYYISLFRKIKKTSAAKIVNQRIRISNGRKLSLMMSSYVQYKTSFL; translated from the coding sequence ATGAAAAAACTTTTTGATGACCTGTCTTATAAAATCAGCAGGGAAACGACCAGACAGTACAGCACCAGCTTTTCTTTAGGAATTATGGCGCTTTCTCCGAAAATACGAAACCCGATCTACGCCATTTATGGTTATGTTCGTCTTGCTGACGAAATCGTAGACAGCTTTCACGATCATGATAAGCAGAAACTTCTTTCAAAATACAAAGAAGAAACATTCTGTGCTTTGGAAGATAAAATTTCTCTGAATCCGGTACTTCATTCTTTTCAGGAAACCGTACATCAGTATAAAATTGATTACGCCCTTATTCATCAGTTTCTGAAAAGTATGGAAATGGATCTTCAGAAAATAGATTATAATTCAGATTTATACAAAGAATACATTCTGGGTTCTGCGGAAGTGGTAGGATTAATGTGTCTTCATATTTTTACGGAAGGAAATATTAATGAATTTGAAAGACTGAAGCCTTATGCCATGACGTTAGGATCAGCTTTTCAGAAAGTGAATTTTCTTCGTGATATGAAAGATGATTATCAGATCTTGGGACGCTCTTACTTCCCGAATGTCGATATTTCATACTTTGATAATGCGGTAAAAGCCCAGATTGAAAAAGAAATTGAAGAAGAATTTAAAGTTGCGCTAGAAGGAATCAGAAAACTTCCTCCATCCTCAAGATTCGGAGTTTATCTGGCATACAGATATTACATTTCGCTTTTCAGAAAAATTAAAAAAACGTCCGCTGCCAAAATTGTCAACCAGAGAATAAGAATATCCAACGGAAGAAAGCTTTCTTTAATGATGAGCAGTTACGTACAATATAAAACTTCTTTTTTGTAG